In Caproiciproducens sp. NJN-50, the following are encoded in one genomic region:
- a CDS encoding flavodoxin domain-containing protein: MIAYSSTHGSAAECAGWLQQMLNGAEIVDLKKRTVDPSPFDCVILGSSVYGGQIQQEVRSYCKRYLGILLQKPLGIYLTCLSREEAEIRRYLESGFPAELAGHLTSFCAPGGAIYFTKMNFLERNISKLLLNRFLKSQGEQTDGKTDYVSLSKEKMKEFAERMTEWEKVPR, from the coding sequence ATGATTGCTTATTCCAGCACCCACGGTTCGGCTGCCGAATGCGCCGGTTGGCTCCAACAGATGTTGAATGGAGCTGAGATTGTTGATTTGAAAAAACGCACGGTCGACCCTTCGCCTTTCGACTGCGTCATTCTGGGCAGCTCTGTTTACGGCGGCCAGATTCAACAGGAAGTCCGCAGTTACTGCAAGAGATATTTGGGCATCCTTCTTCAAAAGCCGCTTGGAATTTATTTAACCTGCCTGTCCCGGGAGGAAGCGGAGATCCGCCGGTATCTGGAGAGCGGGTTTCCGGCTGAGCTTGCCGGCCATCTCACTTCCTTTTGTGCGCCGGGAGGAGCAATCTATTTTACAAAAATGAATTTTTTGGAGCGGAACATCTCCAAATTGCTTCTGAACAGATTTTTAAAGTCGCAGGGCGAGCAAACTGACGGAAAAACAGATTATGTCAGCCTTTCAAAAGAAAAAATGAAGGAATTTGCGGAGCGGATGACGGAATGGGAAAAGGTTCCGCGATGA
- a CDS encoding Cof-type HAD-IIB family hydrolase, with the protein MGKGSAMRFQLIAFDLDGTVLRDDKTISPRTLGSLKAAASLGIRVVPATGRVAKMVPDELLQLPGTRYVLTSNGASVVDLKNRSVVYSRPMALDASLRIVRFFASGGFFVEAYCGGVSYADAAALPALRGAGLPDRFFRYIDASQTFVGSLPDFLERKGAPLEKVNVPYVPALEKERLAREVLAMGPYSVTSSGSVNLEINDAEASKGDGLLHLCHILGIEPGRVAAFGDGDNDRSMLRFAGLGIAMGNAEPGLFRQADYVTSTNEEDGVAQAIEKLILSPER; encoded by the coding sequence ATGGGAAAAGGTTCCGCGATGAGGTTTCAACTGATTGCCTTCGATCTGGACGGCACGGTTCTCCGGGACGACAAGACCATATCGCCGCGCACGCTGGGATCGCTGAAGGCGGCAGCTTCCCTGGGAATCCGGGTCGTACCTGCCACGGGGCGGGTTGCCAAAATGGTGCCGGACGAGCTGCTTCAGCTGCCCGGAACCAGATATGTCCTGACTTCCAACGGCGCGAGCGTCGTCGACCTCAAAAACCGGTCCGTCGTGTATTCCCGCCCGATGGCATTGGATGCATCCCTGAGGATCGTCCGCTTTTTTGCGTCGGGTGGCTTTTTTGTGGAAGCGTACTGCGGCGGGGTTTCCTATGCGGACGCCGCGGCATTGCCGGCGCTCCGCGGAGCCGGTCTTCCGGATCGCTTTTTCCGCTATATTGACGCTTCCCAGACGTTTGTCGGCAGCCTCCCGGATTTTCTGGAGCGGAAGGGGGCTCCGCTCGAAAAGGTGAATGTTCCCTATGTCCCCGCTCTGGAGAAAGAACGGCTGGCGAGGGAGGTCCTGGCAATGGGGCCGTACTCCGTGACGTCCTCCGGGTCCGTCAACCTTGAGATCAACGACGCGGAAGCCAGCAAGGGGGATGGCCTGCTTCACCTCTGCCATATCCTCGGAATTGAGCCCGGACGGGTCGCGGCGTTCGGAGACGGGGACAATGACAGAAGCATGCTGCGGTTTGCGGGGCTTGGCATCGCGATGGGGAACGCCGAACCGGGCCTTTTCCGGCAGGCCGATTATGTGACCAGCACAAACGAGGAGGACGGCGTGGCGCAGGCCATTGAAAAGTTGATTCTTTCGCCGGAACGATGA
- a CDS encoding MBOAT family O-acyltransferase has translation MSFVSIQFLLFFPVVTLVYFALPHKLRWFWLFCASYFFYMSWNPAYGLLLAVSTAITYLSGLLIGKAERLSDKEKAVKRKKLWVAASFALNLGILIIFKYLNFFDEIYIGITSFLGMPAGPMKFDLLLPVGISFYTFQALSYTVDVYRGDLKPERHFGKYALFVSFFPQLVAGPIEKSKDLLHQFSEVHRFDYDQARRGLLLMLWGYFQKVVVADRLGELVNTVYSSPGKYGGAEVALASIFFAFQIYCDFGGYSNIAIGAAQVLGFSLTTNFNRPYFSLSIKEFWRRWHITLGAWFRDYLYIPLGGNRCSLARRCLNLFIVFAVCGLWHGASFTFVIWGTLHGLYQIFGLLLKPARQRAAGILKIDPDSRPNRFLRAVFTFILTDFAWIFFRADTVQDAFALIGDLFRPSDLSNGGIFTLGLTAPEFFTALAGIAIILAVDVLSLKTDLRARLLKKKPAFRWAAYLSAALVILIFGIYGSQYTAQQFIYFQF, from the coding sequence TTGTCATTCGTATCCATCCAGTTTCTCCTGTTCTTCCCCGTTGTTACCCTCGTCTATTTTGCCCTTCCGCATAAGCTGCGGTGGTTTTGGCTGTTTTGCGCCAGTTATTTTTTTTACATGAGCTGGAATCCCGCTTACGGCCTTTTGCTTGCCGTTTCCACCGCCATCACGTATTTGAGCGGTCTTCTGATTGGAAAGGCGGAGCGCCTTTCCGACAAGGAGAAGGCCGTGAAAAGGAAAAAGCTGTGGGTTGCGGCAAGCTTTGCTCTGAATCTCGGCATCCTGATCATCTTTAAATATCTGAATTTCTTTGACGAGATCTATATCGGCATCACTTCGTTCCTGGGAATGCCGGCCGGGCCCATGAAGTTCGACCTGCTGCTTCCGGTCGGCATCTCCTTTTACACCTTTCAGGCACTCAGCTATACGGTGGATGTCTATCGCGGGGACCTGAAACCGGAACGGCATTTCGGGAAATACGCCCTTTTTGTCTCCTTTTTCCCCCAGCTTGTTGCCGGGCCGATAGAAAAATCAAAAGATCTTCTTCACCAGTTCAGCGAAGTACACCGGTTTGATTACGACCAGGCCAGACGCGGCTTGCTGCTGATGCTGTGGGGATATTTTCAAAAGGTCGTCGTTGCCGACCGGCTTGGCGAGCTGGTCAACACGGTCTACAGCAGTCCCGGCAAATACGGCGGGGCCGAGGTCGCCCTTGCCAGCATTTTCTTTGCCTTTCAGATTTACTGCGACTTCGGCGGCTATTCCAACATTGCGATCGGAGCCGCGCAGGTGCTCGGCTTTTCCCTGACGACCAATTTCAACCGCCCCTATTTTTCCCTTTCCATCAAGGAGTTCTGGCGCCGTTGGCACATCACGCTCGGCGCCTGGTTTCGCGACTATCTTTACATCCCTCTGGGCGGGAACCGCTGCTCTCTCGCCCGGCGCTGTTTGAACCTGTTCATCGTTTTCGCCGTTTGCGGCCTCTGGCACGGCGCTTCTTTTACTTTTGTCATCTGGGGAACCCTGCACGGCCTGTATCAGATTTTCGGCCTGCTGTTGAAACCAGCGCGTCAAAGGGCGGCCGGAATTCTGAAAATCGACCCGGACTCGCGTCCAAACCGTTTTCTGCGGGCCGTTTTCACTTTTATTCTGACAGATTTCGCCTGGATCTTTTTCCGTGCCGACACGGTGCAGGACGCCTTCGCGTTGATCGGCGACCTGTTCCGTCCTTCGGATCTTTCAAATGGGGGCATTTTCACTCTCGGGTTGACGGCGCCTGAATTCTTCACTGCTCTGGCCGGCATCGCCATCATTCTGGCCGTGGATGTTCTGAGCCTGAAAACCGACCTGAGGGCCCGGCTGCTCAAAAAGAAGCCCGCTTTCCGTTGGGCCGCCTATCTTTCCGCCGCCCTCGTCATTTTGATTTTCGGGATTTACGGATCCCAGTATACGGCTCAGCAATTTATTTACTTCCAATTCTGA
- a CDS encoding DMT family transporter yields the protein MKKGYLYILLATFLFSTMEIALKLTAGNFNAVQLTFLRFLIGSLILLPPALKQLKRKRLSLRAGDFAFFALTGLICVDISMILYQMAVLYAPASTVAVLFSCNSVFLILFAFFMLGEKIRLNTAVCIVLSLLGMAVMINPFHFAGGAAGTVLSLAAAVAFALYSAIGRFRSARYGGVVMTCFSFLFGCAEMLALISLTHLRPVSLFLRNAGLAQFADVPVFSGISIPSLPGLAYVGIFVTGCGFAFYFLAIETAGASKAALVFFCKPVLAPLFSLAVLGEPITLQMVAGIVLIVVGSFITFLPETALHRHAVPAKTAIQRPPDD from the coding sequence TTGAAAAAAGGGTATCTTTACATTCTTCTCGCTACATTTCTTTTCAGCACAATGGAAATCGCCTTAAAACTGACCGCTGGGAACTTCAACGCAGTCCAGCTCACTTTCCTCCGCTTTTTGATCGGCTCGCTGATTCTGCTGCCTCCGGCTCTCAAGCAGCTGAAACGGAAAAGACTTTCCCTGCGCGCCGGAGATTTCGCTTTTTTCGCGCTGACCGGCCTGATCTGTGTCGACATCAGCATGATTCTATACCAGATGGCGGTGCTGTACGCGCCCGCCTCCACCGTCGCCGTTTTATTCAGCTGCAATTCGGTGTTCCTGATACTGTTCGCCTTTTTCATGCTGGGTGAAAAAATCCGGCTGAATACTGCGGTCTGCATCGTTCTGAGCCTGCTTGGAATGGCGGTTATGATCAATCCGTTCCATTTTGCGGGCGGAGCGGCCGGCACCGTCCTTTCGCTTGCCGCCGCCGTTGCTTTCGCGCTCTACAGCGCAATCGGGCGCTTCAGAAGCGCCCGATACGGCGGGGTCGTAATGACCTGTTTCAGTTTTTTGTTCGGGTGCGCGGAAATGCTGGCGCTGATTTCCCTCACTCATCTTCGCCCCGTGAGCCTGTTCCTGCGGAATGCGGGCCTTGCACAGTTTGCGGACGTCCCGGTCTTCTCCGGCATAAGCATCCCGTCCCTGCCGGGTCTCGCCTATGTCGGTATTTTCGTGACCGGCTGCGGTTTCGCCTTTTATTTTCTCGCAATCGAAACCGCCGGGGCCTCGAAAGCCGCGCTGGTTTTTTTCTGCAAGCCTGTGCTTGCCCCTCTGTTTTCCCTCGCTGTTCTCGGAGAACCGATCACACTGCAGATGGTTGCCGGAATCGTCCTGATTGTGGTCGGGTCGTTTATCACGTTCCTCCCGGAAACAGCACTGCACAGACATGCGGTTCCAGCGAAAACCGCCATCCAGAGGCCGCCGGATGACTGA